The Pyrus communis chromosome 8, drPyrComm1.1, whole genome shotgun sequence region GCCCGACTGGGTACAACGGAGGGATTCCGTCGTCAGTGGAAAACGATGTGATAGTGTGTGTCTCTAACTCTACAAATGTGTTTACTATAATGCCTCTGGTCTCTCTAAATCTTGAAGCCAACTTGATGTAAGCGGAGCAGCTACCATCTGTCAAAGCCACTGGCAAAACTCTAGGAGGAACCGGGTGGACAATACCTAAGTGTCGAAAATTTTCAGTCTAAGAATCCAACTCCACGAAATCAAAACTTTTCAACTGCAATGAAGTCTAAAAATATGTTGTTACAACGCATCTTTAAACATTGGACATGTTTGTCTTTTTCGGGGTGAGCTAGCATTGTACTCGTTTGATACAGTGAAATTTCAttttgcagaaagcacttttaCTCTAAACACCTATGCTAGAAATGATTTCATATGACATGCTGATTTTTGTTTCCTGAAAAATGACTTGAAATGCTTCGTGAAGAAACCACTTGCATGTGCTTCTCCAGAAAGAGTCTTTATGACTCAGAAACACCTATAACTTTTCTTGTTAAACGCATTAAAAAACACTTGTGATTGTCACAAACATACCTGGGATTGACCATTCGGGATCGGATTCTTCAACGGCAATCTGGTTTTTTTCATTAACAATTGGAAGGTGGAGCATGAAAGCTAGATATCCTGCATTGCTTGTCAGGAAAAGATAAGAAGGAATATTGAGTtctttggccacatcaatcatGGACACACAGAACAAATCAACTACCAAAGCAGCAACACGAATCGAATCTGAACTATTAGCACTAGAGGAGACGAGGTTGGTGATGATTTTCTTGACATTGGGGACATGACTCTCAATGTAAAGAGAGAAGAACTTTGCTGGTGACTTGTACATCTCTTGCGGAGGTCGATCTTGAGGTTGTGGGACATCAATGAATCGGATTCGGGGTTCTGAGGCTGCAATCGATTTTGTGTATGAACTTAGAGTGGTTGGGAAGTATGACTGGATGGCAAGAATGGTGATCGAAATTCTGTCGTTGCGATCGATCAAACGCTTTGCGAATTGCAGCGTTGGCACAAGGTGGCCTGCTCCTGGTGATGGGATGAACACTAGTTCCACTTTCTTCATCTTTCTCGGTTGTTCTTTCACTCTTTCTGGTTTCTACTTTCTACTTTCTTTGCACATCAACCACACACATAAATATAGTGATGTTCTTCCATTGGATAAAAATCCTTAATTTGAACTACATATTAAACTGCAAAATGCGAAAGAGAATACGGCaaaaggatatatatatatatatatatatatataacttaaaTATTATATGGCCCTCCCCTACATCATTGCTTACGTACTCTGTCTATTTTGTCGctgggagaaatttttcaatttcaacAATACGACtacattaatttttataattggtTAGAACtttaaaaaaagaattcaattaattaaattatcacATTTAGTGCAACGTTTGTTTTCGACACACTAAAAGACCTCTCCGAGCCAAGGCAAAACTGGGTACATGCCCCCACACCCAAATAAAATTGCAACAATTCTATTTTTACCATATTTTTTATACTATATTTATgtcaatttttaataaaaatgaaactcACATTTATTAATTGGTCTTACTgccaaaaaatttaatataaatgtgGTAAGCACAGCTTTGCTTATAAAACCAATGTACTCAGCCCACCACAATAAATATTGGGAATTTTAACTTAAAGCCTATAGTAATGTttattaacgaaaaaccatatttttacactaaaaagtcaatcttggtactattcactttaccctttattttgtctttatcgttaaaactcaaagttttcaagtatttttcgttagttttcctataaatatAAGCCCATCGGTTCACGTCCCAATTTTTCTAGTAGTGATAGATGCGAAAAGTGGCAACAATCAACAAGAACAGAAAAACTAGCGACAcgaaaaacacataaaagtTTAGGATTTGTTTGGTACTTTACTTGaatttaactttttaaactaaaaaataattttcaagttttagatcttaaaaacttgtttagtaagactattttcaaaaactgaacttaaaactaactcaaaCATATAGTTTattatctaaaaacataaaaagtgagtttttggaatttttaaacttaaactcacttatttcttttctctccatcctcccttctcactccaaatctctctctctctctgttttcttctatctctttcctttttttttcttttacctttttcgtctctcctccaATCCTGTTCATTCTTTTGGTTCTTTCTTTCACTtatcttcctctctatctcgtccaatcctctctcttctttatcTTTcattcaatcatctcttactttctatcctcctctcttctctttctccctctcctgtAATTCCATCTTTTTAGATCTCATTGTTTAGTTTAAAtagtaagatttaaaatttttaaatcacaaatcaatcaagtttttgagtcttaaagaaaattattttcaagaaatgttcttaagagatattttgagaaatgataaagattttcaaataggataccaaacggATCCTTAATTTTCTGGCTGATGGTACCTAACCACCATTATCCTGTAGGATATTGCATTACCACATCAATTGCATTTGACCGAATCAATTGATCC contains the following coding sequences:
- the LOC137742566 gene encoding UDP-glycosyltransferase 71K2-like, whose protein sequence is MKKVELVFIPSPGAGHLVPTLQFAKRLIDRNDRISITILAIQSYFPTTLSSYTKSIAASEPRIRFIDVPQPQDRPPQEMYKSPAKFFSLYIESHVPNVKKIITNLVSSSANSSDSIRVAALVVDLFCVSMIDVAKELNIPSYLFLTSNAGYLAFMLHLPIVNEKNQIAVEESDPEWSIPGIVHPVPPRVLPVALTDGSCSAYIKLASRFRETRGIIVNTFVELETHTITSFSTDDGIPPLYPVGPVIDLDDGQAHSNLDQAQRDRIIKWLDDQPQKSVVFLCFGSMGSFRAEQVKEIALGLEQSGQRFLWSLRMPSPNGTVPSDCSNLEEVLPDGFLERTNGKKGLICGWAPQVEILAHSATGGFLSHCGWNSSLESLWHGIPIVTWPMYAEQQLNAFRMVRELGMALEMRLDYKRGSADVVGADEIERAMVGVMEKDSEVRKKVEKMGKMARKAVKDGGSSFASVGRFIEDVIGEN